The following proteins are encoded in a genomic region of Dialister hominis:
- a CDS encoding M24 family metallopeptidase: MEKYNKERLARASEAVRKAGLSQIIVSDAAALWYLTEEEIHPGERLIVLVIPSDSDPYWVRNRLFPLKSNGIADHPFEDGEDGIGLLASLLADGRTGVDGVWHSAFLLDLMGRGGNRTFVNGSPLIDALRAVKDEEEIRRMKAASLINDRAVRRIRDFLYPGVTEKECAEELRKIYKEEGAEGFSFPPIVSFGAHGADPHHSPDDTKLAPGDSVLFDIGCKKDHYCSDMTRTYFTGEPTEEEKKVHDTVREAGLRAEALIRPGVLLKDIDKAARDCIAEAGYGLYFTHRLGHFIGIREHEAGEVSPNSPLAAKPGMIFSIEPGIYLPGRFGVRIENLVLVTEDGCELLNHEDRGWKAGLRHGK; this comes from the coding sequence ATGGAAAAATATAATAAGGAAAGGCTCGCCCGCGCATCTGAGGCCGTGAGGAAAGCAGGCCTTTCCCAGATCATCGTTTCAGATGCGGCAGCGCTCTGGTACCTGACGGAAGAGGAAATCCATCCCGGTGAGCGCCTGATCGTGCTCGTCATCCCGTCGGATTCTGATCCGTACTGGGTAAGGAACCGCCTTTTCCCGCTGAAGAGCAATGGCATCGCTGACCATCCTTTCGAGGACGGCGAGGACGGCATCGGACTTCTCGCCAGCCTTCTCGCAGATGGCAGGACAGGGGTCGATGGCGTATGGCACTCGGCCTTTCTCCTCGACCTGATGGGAAGGGGAGGAAATCGGACATTCGTGAACGGCTCGCCGCTCATCGACGCGCTCCGCGCTGTGAAGGATGAGGAGGAAATCCGCCGCATGAAGGCAGCTTCCCTCATCAATGACCGCGCTGTCCGACGCATCCGTGATTTCCTCTACCCGGGTGTCACGGAAAAGGAATGCGCCGAAGAGCTTCGGAAGATTTACAAGGAAGAGGGCGCTGAAGGATTCTCCTTCCCGCCGATCGTTTCCTTCGGTGCGCACGGCGCCGACCCGCACCATTCGCCCGACGACACGAAACTTGCCCCAGGCGACTCCGTCCTCTTTGACATCGGCTGCAAGAAGGACCATTACTGCTCCGACATGACAAGGACGTACTTCACGGGAGAACCAACGGAGGAGGAAAAGAAAGTCCATGACACCGTGAGGGAAGCGGGCCTTCGCGCCGAAGCGCTGATCCGCCCGGGCGTCCTTCTGAAGGACATCGACAAGGCGGCCAGGGACTGCATCGCAGAAGCCGGCTACGGTCTATACTTCACGCACCGCCTTGGCCATTTCATCGGTATCCGGGAGCATGAAGCAGGCGAAGTCAGCCCGAATTCTCCTCTTGCTGCCAAGCCCGGCATGATCTTTTCCATTGAACCGGGCATTTACCTTCCGGGCCGCTTCGGCGTCCGGATTGAAAACCTCGTCCTCGTCACGGAGGACGGATGTGAACTTTTGAACCACGAAGACCGCGGCTGGAAAGCCGGTCTCCGTCATGGAAAGTGA
- the larAH10 gene encoding NPN-dependent 2-hydroxyacid racemase, LarAH10 family: MALKEFEFGFGQTTQKVMLPEEHISDVLEGNPTPACDVEEATLECMRHPIGSRPLQEIVRKGDKVCIVCADITRTWNHSDQFVIHIVNELNRAEIPDSDICILFAQGTHRAQTPEEDIRVVGKEVASRIKLYQHDCKNKDELVHVGDTKLGTPVWINKHAVDADKVIVVDGITTHLFAGYGGGRKLILPGVAGDESIQINHCNALGAEFGSGINPATRSTLLDHNPVSDDMQEASDMIKPCFLVHSIVNADGQICRMVGGDPYEAWLEGTKLVYRIQKVPMKQEADVGFACAGGYPKDVSLYQGSKCYDPADVAVKDGGIIIAIMEASDIQEPPAYLNSFQYETEADMERALRHHFTIPFFVAFNLFCMTHRYTIYLVTKPENFEAIRKTNQIPVATVEEAWALAQKQLEKEGKTDYTINVMPHCAAIVPYLKG, from the coding sequence ATGGCATTAAAAGAATTCGAATTCGGCTTCGGCCAAACTACTCAGAAAGTCATGCTCCCTGAAGAACATATTTCCGATGTTCTTGAAGGAAATCCCACGCCCGCTTGCGACGTGGAAGAAGCCACACTGGAATGCATGCGCCATCCGATCGGCAGCCGCCCGCTGCAGGAAATCGTCAGAAAGGGCGACAAAGTCTGCATTGTATGCGCTGATATTACCCGTACATGGAACCATTCTGATCAGTTCGTCATCCATATCGTCAATGAACTGAACCGCGCAGAGATCCCGGACAGCGATATCTGCATCCTCTTTGCCCAGGGCACTCACAGAGCGCAGACACCGGAAGAAGATATCCGCGTCGTCGGCAAGGAAGTCGCTTCCCGTATCAAGTTGTACCAGCATGACTGCAAAAACAAGGACGAACTCGTCCATGTCGGCGATACGAAGCTGGGCACTCCTGTCTGGATCAATAAGCATGCAGTCGATGCTGACAAGGTCATCGTCGTCGACGGCATCACCACCCACCTCTTCGCAGGCTACGGCGGCGGCAGAAAGCTGATTCTCCCGGGCGTTGCCGGTGATGAATCCATTCAGATCAATCACTGCAATGCGCTGGGCGCTGAATTCGGCAGCGGCATCAACCCGGCTACCCGTTCCACGCTCCTTGATCACAACCCGGTTTCCGATGATATGCAGGAAGCTTCCGATATGATCAAACCGTGCTTCCTCGTTCATTCCATCGTGAATGCAGACGGCCAGATCTGCCGCATGGTCGGCGGCGATCCTTATGAAGCATGGCTCGAAGGCACCAAGCTCGTATACCGCATCCAGAAGGTCCCGATGAAGCAGGAAGCGGATGTAGGCTTCGCTTGCGCTGGCGGATATCCGAAGGACGTATCCCTCTACCAGGGCAGCAAGTGCTATGATCCGGCTGACGTCGCTGTCAAGGACGGCGGCATCATCATCGCCATCATGGAAGCCAGCGACATCCAGGAACCGCCGGCATACCTGAACAGTTTCCAGTATGAAACAGAAGCTGACATGGAAAGAGCACTGCGCCATCATTTCACCATTCCATTCTTCGTCGCATTCAACCTCTTCTGCATGACCCACCGCTACACGATTTACCTCGTCACGAAGCCGGAAAACTTCGAAGCAATCCGCAAGACGAACCAGATCCCGGTAGCAACGGTTGAAGAAGCATGGGCACTCGCTCAGAAGCAGCTGGAGAAGGAAGGCAAGACCGATTACACCATCAACGTCATGCCGCACTGCGCCGCCATCGTCCCCTACCTGAAAGGCTAA
- the aroD gene encoding type I 3-dehydroquinate dehydratase produces MIKIRTTAIGEGRPKICIPLVSDSTELLALECKDLAGTPFDLLEWRVDYLAASQNFQMEKNLKEGYEAIRSVFPDAPVLTTVRSEPQGGARDFTEAEYIDLLSFITKEHLGDAVDIEYGQEVFDTYEMIREAKRADMPVVMSWHSFGRVMGVREIIDVIENMQAMDADILKVATIVEHPKEAALVMYAAAEAQEEFPDNPVIVIGMGKDGVLTRTAGNFLGAPLTFASGKKPSAPGQISAADMDKVLDIFYGKYGK; encoded by the coding sequence ATGATAAAAATCAGAACAACTGCCATCGGGGAAGGACGACCGAAAATCTGCATTCCCCTCGTTTCAGACAGCACCGAGCTTCTCGCTCTGGAGTGCAAGGACCTTGCCGGTACCCCTTTCGACCTTCTCGAATGGCGCGTCGACTACCTGGCAGCGAGTCAAAATTTCCAGATGGAAAAGAATCTGAAGGAAGGGTATGAAGCCATCAGAAGCGTATTTCCCGATGCCCCGGTTCTCACGACCGTCAGAAGCGAACCGCAGGGAGGCGCCCGCGATTTCACAGAAGCCGAGTACATCGACCTCCTTTCCTTCATCACGAAGGAGCACCTGGGAGACGCCGTCGACATCGAATACGGCCAGGAAGTCTTCGACACGTACGAAATGATCCGCGAAGCTAAGCGCGCCGACATGCCTGTCGTCATGAGCTGGCACTCCTTCGGAAGAGTGATGGGCGTCCGTGAAATCATCGACGTCATTGAAAACATGCAGGCCATGGACGCCGACATCCTGAAGGTCGCCACCATCGTCGAGCATCCGAAGGAAGCTGCCCTTGTCATGTACGCCGCCGCTGAAGCGCAGGAAGAATTCCCGGACAATCCCGTCATCGTCATCGGCATGGGGAAAGACGGCGTCCTGACGCGCACCGCAGGCAATTTCCTCGGCGCACCGCTTACCTTCGCCTCCGGGAAAAAGCCCTCTGCGCCCGGCCAGATTTCCGCAGCCGACATGGACAAAGTGCTGGATATCTTCTACGGAAAGTACGGGAAATAG
- the larAH10 gene encoding NPN-dependent 2-hydroxyacid racemase, LarAH10 family codes for MSLKEFKLAYGHGTQSVMLPEEHISDVLEGVPTPACDVKEATIECMRHPIGAEPLHDLVKKGDKVCLVVADITRAWNRASEFTVHVVNELNDAGIPDDDIYIVFAQGTHRVHTDEENVTCVGEEVASRIKMYQHVSTDKSMLTHVGTTTRGTDVWIDTRVVEADKVILINAISTHDMAGFGGGRKLILPGVAGFETVQQNHCHALGPTVGSGLNPDAALLKIAGNPVSEDMQEACDMIAPCFLVHSVINAEGEISSMVGGDPYKAWLEGTREIYRMQKVRMKAQTDVTIVSAGGYPKDTNLYQGTKCYTTAEIATKKGGIIITMIEAEDVQEPPAYLGSFKYKNLTEMEEGLRACFTIPLFVAFENLITAMTHTVYIVTRPENFDILRERTHQIPVATVEEAWELAKKQLAEEGKEDYTINVIPQGSAIVPYVEE; via the coding sequence ATGTCCCTGAAAGAATTTAAACTCGCCTACGGCCACGGCACGCAGTCCGTCATGCTGCCGGAAGAACATATCTCTGACGTCCTCGAAGGCGTACCGACGCCCGCCTGCGACGTGAAAGAAGCCACCATCGAATGCATGCGTCATCCGATCGGCGCTGAGCCTCTCCACGACCTCGTGAAGAAAGGCGACAAGGTCTGCCTCGTCGTCGCTGACATCACCCGCGCATGGAACCGCGCTTCCGAATTCACCGTCCACGTCGTCAACGAACTGAACGACGCCGGCATCCCGGACGACGACATCTACATCGTCTTCGCACAGGGCACCCACCGCGTCCACACCGACGAGGAAAACGTCACCTGCGTGGGCGAGGAAGTCGCTTCCCGCATTAAAATGTACCAGCACGTCTCCACCGACAAATCCATGCTGACCCACGTCGGCACCACGACAAGAGGCACTGACGTATGGATCGACACCCGCGTCGTCGAAGCTGACAAAGTCATCCTCATCAACGCCATCTCCACCCACGACATGGCAGGCTTTGGCGGCGGAAGGAAACTCATCCTCCCGGGCGTAGCCGGCTTCGAAACCGTCCAGCAGAACCACTGCCACGCATTGGGACCCACAGTCGGAAGCGGCCTGAACCCGGACGCAGCCCTCCTCAAAATCGCAGGAAACCCCGTCTCCGAAGACATGCAGGAAGCCTGCGACATGATCGCACCATGCTTCCTCGTCCACTCCGTCATCAATGCAGAAGGGGAAATCTCCTCCATGGTTGGAGGCGACCCCTACAAAGCATGGCTCGAAGGTACCCGTGAAATCTACCGTATGCAGAAAGTACGGATGAAAGCCCAGACCGACGTCACCATCGTCTCCGCAGGCGGCTACCCGAAAGACACCAACCTCTACCAGGGCACCAAGTGCTACACCACCGCCGAAATCGCCACCAAAAAAGGCGGCATCATCATCACCATGATCGAAGCCGAAGACGTCCAGGAACCACCGGCCTACCTCGGCAGCTTCAAATACAAGAACCTCACAGAAATGGAAGAAGGCCTCAGAGCCTGCTTCACCATCCCCCTCTTCGTCGCCTTCGAAAACCTCATCACAGCCATGACACACACCGTCTACATCGTTACCAGGCCCGAGAACTTCGACATCCTCCGCGAAAGAACCCACCAGATCCCGGTTGCCACCGTGGAAGAAGCATGGGAACTCGCCAAGAAACAGCTCGCTGAAGAAGGAAAAGAAGACTACACCATCAACGTCATCCCCCAGGGAAGCGCCATCGTACCATACGTAGAAGAATAA
- a CDS encoding ABC transporter substrate-binding protein, with product MKKKIMAGAVLLLAASIFIGGCGIKSVSTDTGAGYTVTDATGREVKIPKKPERIMGNSASIDTMLLGVVTPDKLIAATEADRDPAISYIANDTKNIKMTVPLMGLSMELVTEAKPDLIIASTYTKGEQLDLYRNMGIPVVVIKGPRSIEEVESDIRIIAAATGEKERGEKVVAKMDEMLTESDKRLSEEKGKKPVVFLVSQMTRYGGPGSMFNELLTRARLENAIGLAGVSNGQMISPEQIVKVDPDMFFVSTDRESDTTGASRYRDSSLANPAIAQMRAAKHIVPVDDRYIYAASQNAVYAVRALANAAYGPIFDMSGEKQIRGY from the coding sequence ATGAAGAAGAAAATCATGGCAGGGGCGGTGCTCCTTCTGGCGGCTTCAATTTTTATCGGCGGCTGCGGAATCAAGAGCGTCAGCACGGACACGGGCGCCGGATACACGGTGACGGATGCGACGGGCAGGGAAGTGAAGATCCCGAAGAAACCGGAGCGCATCATGGGCAACAGCGCTTCAATCGACACTATGCTCCTTGGCGTCGTCACGCCGGACAAGCTGATCGCTGCGACGGAAGCGGACAGGGATCCCGCCATTTCCTATATCGCCAATGACACGAAGAATATCAAGATGACGGTGCCGCTCATGGGGCTCTCGATGGAGCTTGTGACCGAGGCCAAGCCGGACCTCATCATCGCCTCCACGTACACGAAGGGCGAGCAGCTCGACCTCTACCGGAATATGGGCATCCCCGTCGTCGTCATCAAGGGGCCGCGCTCGATTGAAGAGGTGGAAAGCGACATCCGCATCATCGCCGCTGCTACGGGTGAAAAGGAAAGAGGCGAGAAGGTCGTCGCGAAGATGGATGAAATGCTCACAGAGTCGGACAAACGTCTGTCCGAGGAGAAAGGAAAGAAACCCGTCGTCTTCCTCGTTTCCCAGATGACGCGCTACGGCGGCCCTGGCTCGATGTTCAATGAGCTCCTCACCCGCGCCAGGCTCGAGAATGCGATCGGACTTGCCGGCGTTTCGAACGGACAGATGATTTCCCCCGAGCAGATCGTGAAGGTGGATCCGGACATGTTCTTCGTCTCGACGGACCGCGAGTCCGATACGACAGGGGCCTCCCGCTACCGCGACAGTTCCCTTGCAAACCCCGCCATCGCGCAGATGAGAGCGGCCAAGCATATCGTCCCGGTCGACGACCGCTACATTTATGCCGCGTCCCAGAACGCCGTCTATGCCGTGAGGGCGCTCGCGAATGCCGCCTACGGCCCGATTTTCGACATGTCAGGAGAAAAGCAGATCCGCGGCTACTGA
- a CDS encoding YeiH family protein, translated as MHVFPFANKRNAVIGLVLTLACSFIGQALAGLPGLSLIGHLVLALILGMVIQFSQSVTKMARESTGFIANKFLRAGIILLGFMLNLVILMSAGLKSLEAAVFVVTIMITLNYVVARLLRVDHTLALLTACGDSICGAAAVMGISGAIKAKADQSVLAVAIVAILGTVFTLIIVFLQPFLGFSNAQFGVMAGLSLHEIAHAVAAGGSAGAVGTDSAIIAKLSRVLLLAPVALILGTFEAWRERRRSGDTNTKFKIPIPWFMGGFIIASAIGSYIPAVSLAVPVLVKAAYIILGMAMAALGLNVNFGVILREGVRPLTGAVFCSIVIMTLAWFIVRSWF; from the coding sequence ATGCACGTATTCCCTTTTGCCAATAAGCGTAATGCTGTCATCGGCCTCGTTCTCACGCTGGCCTGTTCTTTCATCGGTCAGGCACTGGCCGGTCTGCCCGGTCTTTCTCTGATCGGTCATCTTGTCCTGGCTCTCATTCTGGGCATGGTCATCCAGTTTAGTCAGTCCGTCACTAAAATGGCGCGGGAAAGCACGGGATTCATCGCGAACAAATTCCTCCGCGCCGGCATTATTCTCCTGGGGTTCATGCTGAACCTGGTCATCCTCATGAGCGCCGGTTTGAAGAGTCTCGAAGCGGCCGTCTTCGTCGTCACTATTATGATCACGCTCAATTATGTGGTCGCCCGCCTGCTGCGCGTCGATCACACGCTGGCTCTCCTGACGGCCTGCGGTGACAGCATCTGCGGCGCTGCCGCTGTCATGGGCATTTCCGGTGCCATCAAGGCGAAGGCCGATCAGTCTGTCCTCGCCGTCGCCATTGTTGCGATCCTCGGCACGGTCTTTACCCTGATCATCGTCTTCCTGCAGCCGTTCCTGGGATTCTCCAACGCCCAGTTTGGCGTGATGGCAGGTCTGAGTCTTCATGAAATTGCGCACGCTGTGGCCGCAGGAGGCAGTGCCGGCGCCGTCGGTACGGACAGTGCCATCATCGCCAAGCTCTCCCGCGTACTTCTCCTCGCTCCCGTCGCTCTCATCCTCGGGACCTTCGAAGCATGGCGTGAACGCCGCAGATCCGGCGATACGAACACGAAATTCAAGATCCCCATCCCCTGGTTCATGGGCGGGTTCATCATAGCCAGCGCCATCGGCTCTTACATCCCTGCCGTCAGCCTGGCCGTCCCCGTCCTCGTCAAGGCAGCCTACATCATACTCGGCATGGCCATGGCTGCTCTGGGTCTCAACGTAAACTTCGGCGTCATCCTGCGCGAAGGCGTCCGTCCCCTGACTGGAGCCGTCTTCTGCTCCATCGTCATCATGACCCTCGCCTGGTTCATCGTACGCAGCTGGTTCTAA
- a CDS encoding IS3 family transposase, producing MESLCRLSKVSRAAYYGWLNHIKSGRELLREKVAQEVVKIHQEYPDMGYRRMNDWIKKYSESHLMVSDSLVLRVRRILNIKSVIKYKTDGCTRNAKDPKYIFENLLNRDFDAGVSNARWMTDVTEFKYTTADGVLHKLYLSAIIDGHDRRIVSYVIGDRNNTALAFETMEKALKENPGAHPMIHTDRGFQYTSNGFHKIVEKAGLVHSMSRVGCCADNSLMEGFWGMLKRERYYTRKFTSRKAVVSMINGYIYFYNNKRIQRKLHLLAPMEVFNAAPMAA from the coding sequence ATAGAAAGTCTCTGCCGACTCTCAAAGGTCTCCAGGGCAGCTTATTACGGCTGGCTGAATCATATTAAGAGCGGCCGTGAACTGCTGAGAGAAAAGGTCGCACAGGAGGTCGTGAAAATCCATCAGGAATATCCGGATATGGGATACCGCCGGATGAACGATTGGATCAAGAAGTATAGCGAGAGCCACCTTATGGTAAGTGACAGTCTGGTTCTTCGTGTCAGGCGGATACTTAATATTAAGTCCGTGATCAAATACAAGACCGATGGCTGCACTCGTAACGCAAAGGATCCAAAGTACATTTTTGAAAACCTGCTGAACCGTGATTTCGATGCAGGCGTATCCAATGCAAGATGGATGACGGATGTCACCGAATTCAAATACACAACGGCTGATGGAGTTTTGCATAAGTTATATTTAAGCGCCATTATTGATGGCCATGACCGTCGGATTGTCTCTTATGTCATCGGCGACAGAAACAATACTGCACTGGCTTTTGAGACAATGGAAAAGGCACTTAAAGAGAATCCAGGAGCACATCCAATGATTCATACTGACCGCGGATTCCAGTATACAAGCAACGGATTCCATAAGATCGTTGAAAAAGCAGGACTGGTTCACAGCATGTCCCGCGTAGGCTGCTGTGCAGACAACAGTCTGATGGAAGGGTTCTGGGGAATGCTGAAGCGCGAACGTTACTACACACGTAAATTCACCAGCCGCAAAGCAGTGGTAAGCATGATCAACGGCTACATCTACTTCTACAACAACAAACGCATTCAGCGCAAATTACATCTTTTAGCCCCAATGGAAGTATTCAACGCAGCTCCAATGGCTGCATGA
- a CDS encoding helix-turn-helix domain-containing protein, protein MLDQIASYLYQGVTITQAAENLHMSRITFRKWVLRYKEEGFKGLRPRQHLSYYSNQMKIQAVKEYLKGGVSMLSVCAKYRISGTLSLKTWIEAYNEHKLTDLVPEGGDLMGKRQQSVKEERVRIVQECIASGCDYNKIAKKYNMSYQTLYTWVKKFKEMGEVGLEDYRGKPIRLQTPRTEEERLRQENARLLEEKKDLIAEIALLKKKMEIEERLRSSKDSALLTFSEILKP, encoded by the coding sequence ATGTTAGACCAGATTGCTTCATATCTCTATCAGGGTGTTACGATTACCCAGGCAGCTGAAAATCTTCATATGAGCCGCATAACATTCAGAAAATGGGTTCTCCGGTATAAAGAGGAGGGCTTTAAGGGATTGCGGCCCAGGCAGCATTTGTCTTACTACTCCAATCAGATGAAGATCCAGGCCGTAAAGGAATATCTTAAAGGCGGCGTTTCCATGCTTTCCGTCTGTGCCAAATACAGAATTTCCGGCACTCTCTCCCTTAAAACATGGATTGAGGCGTATAATGAGCATAAGTTGACAGACCTCGTTCCTGAAGGAGGAGATCTTATGGGCAAACGCCAGCAATCGGTCAAGGAAGAGCGAGTCAGAATCGTTCAGGAGTGCATCGCCAGTGGATGCGATTACAACAAGATAGCCAAGAAGTACAACATGTCCTACCAAACACTCTACACATGGGTAAAAAAGTTCAAGGAGATGGGAGAAGTTGGTCTTGAGGATTACAGAGGAAAGCCAATCAGGCTCCAAACGCCCCGGACCGAAGAAGAACGGCTGCGTCAGGAGAATGCCAGACTTCTTGAAGAGAAGAAGGATCTTATAGCAGAGATTGCCCTGCTAAAAAAAAAGATGGAGATAGAGGAAAGGTTGCGTTCCTCGAAGGATTCAGCCTTACTCACCTTCTCAGAGATTTTAAAGCCATAA
- a CDS encoding phosphoethanolamine transferase, translating into MTVNRLFNNPFKFITLNTLIFICFEFLFTTFLTNQLSLPVERKSIILSALTAALIAGLYPPRKIIFLWIPPLLAITSITVKSISGESLSPADCYQYIGLFMGIYGIITFIYQWISKPTIRKIYLPVTFFLYLIPTILIWFYYSASGNWPHPDTLMALLQTNSNEAWSYFKDHTSIVSMFSILVSILFFILFVRSFYKQILPSIIKQRKNKYFYIGCCLIALSSGYLIVHNIKQNPLGQLFAGTVRYMNRYNAFAENKKKRASMINQNLSFSENNKKGIYVLVIGESQNRLHMSVYGYGRETTPWLNQQHNENPDFLLFTQAYSCHTHTVPTLTYALTAKNQYNEISLENAVSIIEMAKAAGYHTAWISNQVQYSAWDTPITVIASEAEQQIWLNKNVGETTKTNFYDEKVVNGLQNIKKYDKMLIVIHLMGNHGSYADRYPHQFAKFQGRGKQIDAYDNSILYNDYVVSKIYDSASKLPYFQSLIYFSDHTDAVDQGLAHDSGNFVYPMTYIPMYMFFSPDYKAEHETTFNNLKFHQAAVFTNDLIFNTILGVMNIKFPPIYEEKNDFTSNKYDDTPTRFKTLYGAKVIQPYPNNNA; encoded by the coding sequence ATGACTGTGAATCGCCTTTTCAATAATCCATTTAAATTCATTACATTAAATACCTTGATTTTTATTTGTTTTGAGTTTTTGTTTACAACCTTCCTGACTAACCAACTGTCTTTGCCTGTGGAACGCAAAAGTATTATTCTATCTGCTCTTACAGCTGCCCTTATAGCTGGATTGTACCCCCCCCGAAAAATTATATTCCTATGGATACCTCCTCTTTTAGCAATTACCTCCATTACCGTAAAATCCATATCTGGTGAATCTCTTTCCCCTGCCGACTGTTATCAGTATATTGGCCTTTTTATGGGTATATATGGGATAATTACTTTCATATATCAATGGATATCTAAACCAACTATTAGAAAAATATATCTACCTGTTACATTCTTTCTTTACTTAATTCCTACCATCTTAATTTGGTTTTACTATAGTGCATCAGGAAACTGGCCACACCCGGACACCTTAATGGCACTTCTTCAAACAAACAGCAATGAAGCATGGAGCTACTTCAAAGACCATACAAGTATAGTTTCCATGTTCTCCATACTGGTTTCTATACTATTTTTTATATTATTTGTCCGGTCTTTTTATAAACAGATTCTCCCCTCAATAATCAAACAGAGAAAAAACAAATATTTTTATATTGGGTGCTGCCTCATTGCTTTATCCTCAGGATATTTGATTGTTCATAATATAAAACAAAATCCTTTAGGTCAGCTTTTTGCAGGAACGGTCAGATACATGAACAGATACAATGCCTTTGCAGAGAATAAGAAAAAACGGGCATCCATGATTAACCAGAATTTATCCTTTTCAGAAAATAATAAAAAAGGAATTTATGTATTAGTCATCGGAGAATCGCAGAATCGTCTCCATATGAGTGTATATGGATATGGCAGGGAAACAACCCCATGGCTTAACCAACAACATAATGAAAATCCTGATTTTTTACTATTCACTCAAGCCTATTCCTGTCATACCCATACCGTACCAACCTTAACTTATGCCTTAACTGCTAAAAACCAGTACAATGAAATATCTTTGGAAAATGCAGTCTCTATCATCGAAATGGCAAAAGCCGCCGGCTACCATACTGCCTGGATTTCTAACCAGGTGCAGTATAGTGCCTGGGATACCCCGATTACAGTCATTGCTTCAGAAGCAGAACAGCAGATATGGCTTAATAAAAATGTGGGAGAAACTACAAAAACAAATTTTTATGATGAAAAAGTAGTCAATGGGCTGCAAAATATAAAGAAATATGACAAAATGCTTATTGTCATTCATCTTATGGGCAATCATGGCAGCTACGCAGACCGCTATCCACACCAATTCGCAAAGTTCCAAGGAAGAGGAAAACAAATCGATGCTTACGATAACAGTATCTTATACAATGATTATGTAGTTTCAAAAATTTATGACTCTGCCTCCAAACTCCCGTATTTCCAAAGTTTAATTTACTTCTCAGACCATACAGATGCGGTAGACCAGGGACTGGCTCATGATTCCGGAAATTTTGTGTATCCTATGACTTACATTCCCATGTATATGTTCTTTTCGCCAGATTATAAAGCCGAGCATGAGACAACATTTAATAATCTAAAATTCCATCAAGCTGCTGTCTTCACAAACGACTTGATTTTTAATACCATTTTAGGCGTCATGAATATCAAATTCCCACCCATATATGAAGAGAAAAATGATTTCACGTCCAATAAGTACGACGATACACCTACCAGATTCAAGACATTATACGGAGCTAAAGTTATTCAGCCATATCCTAACAACAATGCCTAG
- a CDS encoding magnesium transporter CorA family protein: protein MLRAYKHNENHILCEIPLEQLEKGSWINCAAPDTAELTKLNELTGIPVDSLQTALDREERSHVELEDDYIFVVVNTPVVLETDAYDALPLGIFITPQFFVTVCLETNTVIQKFLNNSFTSFQTYKKTRFLFQILSQASSSFLFYLQQIYKQTDVIETQVRKSLQNKELLRLLELQKSLTYFNFALHANENVMERLMRLRNSPLHSLLKMYEEDEDLLEDVIIENKQALEMAEIYTNILMSMMDSFSSIISNRLSQIMKFLTSVTIILATPTLIYSLWGINVPVPFESSPFGFVEVTLLGVAVTVAVTFVLWKKNML from the coding sequence ATGCTTCGAGCTTACAAACATAATGAAAACCACATACTCTGCGAGATACCGCTGGAGCAGCTGGAAAAGGGCTCCTGGATCAACTGCGCCGCCCCCGATACGGCGGAACTGACTAAACTGAACGAACTCACCGGCATTCCCGTAGACTCCCTGCAGACCGCACTGGATAGAGAAGAACGGTCCCACGTGGAACTGGAAGACGACTACATCTTCGTCGTTGTCAATACGCCGGTGGTCCTGGAAACAGACGCCTACGACGCCCTGCCGCTGGGCATCTTCATTACCCCCCAGTTCTTCGTCACCGTATGCCTGGAAACAAACACAGTAATCCAGAAATTTCTGAATAACTCCTTCACCAGCTTCCAGACCTACAAGAAGACACGTTTCCTCTTCCAGATCCTCTCCCAGGCATCTTCTTCCTTCCTGTTCTACCTGCAGCAGATCTACAAACAGACCGACGTCATCGAGACCCAGGTCCGCAAATCTTTGCAGAACAAGGAACTCTTACGCCTCCTCGAACTCCAGAAATCTCTGACGTACTTCAACTTCGCCCTTCATGCGAATGAAAACGTCATGGAACGCCTGATGCGCCTCAGGAACAGCCCTCTTCACTCCCTCCTCAAGATGTATGAGGAAGACGAAGACCTCCTCGAAGACGTCATCATCGAAAATAAGCAGGCATTGGAAATGGCCGAGATCTACACGAACATTCTGATGTCCATGATGGACTCATTCTCCTCCATCATCTCCAACCGCCTGTCCCAGATCATGAAATTCCTGACCTCGGTCACGATCATCCTCGCGACCCCGACCTTGATCTACTCCCTCTGGGGCATCAACGTCCCCGTCCCCTTCGAGAGCTCGCCCTTCGGCTTCGTGGAAGTCACCCTCCTGGGCGTAGCCGTCACCGTTGCCGTCACCTTCGTCCTCTGGAAAAAGAACATGCTGTAA